Proteins encoded together in one Microbacterium sp. ABRD28 window:
- a CDS encoding YlxR family protein: protein MCVGCRARAPRATLLRVVAVDSVLVFDERASMPGRGAWVHDTQECVDAAVRRRAFIRALRVSGAPDTKALEKRLNGYGKKVNGSK, encoded by the coding sequence ATGTGCGTCGGATGCCGCGCGCGTGCTCCCCGGGCCACCCTTTTGAGAGTGGTGGCGGTCGATTCCGTTCTCGTCTTCGATGAGCGCGCGTCGATGCCGGGGCGGGGCGCGTGGGTTCACGACACACAGGAGTGCGTGGATGCCGCGGTGCGGCGCCGCGCATTCATTCGCGCATTGCGGGTGTCAGGTGCGCCTGACACGAAAGCCCTCGAGAAACGGCTGAACGGCTATGGAAAAAAAGTGAACGGCTCGAAATGA